The DNA segment TTATAACCTCAATAACAAACAGAAATGCGATAATAAATATGAGAAAACCAATAAAGGCATAGAGGGCGCGTAATTGATCATACAGCTTGGCAATTGGCTCTTCTACAACAATTGCCCATCCAGGCATGCGTACAATGGACCATGCACTAAGCATACCTACACCATCCTCTTCCAAATATGTACTAACAACATGCTTACGATCCAGAAAATTCTGCACTCCCTCGATTTGAGAGATTGTCGACGTGCTTTCAATATTTATTCCCCTGCGCAACAATACCGACCCAGCACTATCCACAATATACGCATCACCATCTGTGTAATCTGCAAGAATTTCCCAAAATGCGCTTACATCATACGAAACCGCAAGGACCCCCTCCACCTCACCCGTCTTTCCATAGACGGGAAAGTGAATAACTTGCAATGAGACACCCTCTTTCCATGGAATCGCTTTTTCGAAATGAATAGATGACGGGATTTTTGTCAAAATGAAATCTTCAGGTATATCAGAATTGATTGCGTTGATTTTCCAAATAGTTTCCAGCTCCTTATTCACAAATGCAACAGAGAGAATCGCAGGATCACTATTCATCAATGTATGGATAACTTCAAGACGCTCTGCATCTGGGGCTGTTCGCGCAAGGCGAGAAATAATACTCGCAACAGAAATGCTATGCTCGACTGCTTGTTCGACTCGTAGTGCAATACTATCTGCATGAGTCTGCGGAATTATTTTTGTAGACGCACTCGAGCGATCCTGCACAATATATGTAGCAGCAAGCAATAAGGTGATAACCGCAACGACAAAAATCCCAAATGGCAATCCAAGTTGGAACGACAGGAGTTTTCTTTCCCGTTTTGCAAACAGAGGAATTTTTTCGTCAGAAGATGTTTGCATTGCTCTAGAGATTATCTTGAATTAAACGCACAAATTCCCAATTCCCATTTGCATAGTTAAATATACTAATCATATTTAACTCGATATCACCACGCGTATCAAAATTTACAACCCCAAACGCAGAATCAAAATCCTTAATATTCCTAAATGACGCCAAAACCCCTGCACGTGTTCCGTCACTCTGTGCGATAGCTTGAAGGATAAGACGCATTGACTCGTATGCAGCAAGCGCATACGCATCAGGTTCTTCATGATACACGGTGGAATATAGTTGCAAAAACTGCGCAGCTTTTATATTTTTTTGATTTCGTGCCGCCACTCCAGGAGATGTCGTGTATACATTCCTATCGCCCTGCACTATCATCTTTTCAAAATCAGTGCCTCGAAATTCTGGACCCAGAAATACCCCAGTGTACCCTGCATCACGAAGACCAACGTACAAATCAGCCAGGCCCACCGTATCATCTGCACCTGCGTACACTGCATCAGGGTTCAGGGTCACAATATCCTTAATAAGCATTGGGGTTATACGTTCCACCTGAAATGCACCGCTCATAAGCACCTCGATACCAGTGTCCCGTACCTTTGATTCAAATAGTCTACTCGCACCTGCACCAAAGACGCCACCATCATTAAGTATGACGACAGATCTTATTCCGATACTGTGCAAGAAGAGTGCACCCGCAGGACCCTGCAATGCATCAGTTGGAGCTACTCTATAAAAGTGACGGTCACCCGTAGGATAAAACCTCATCGGCTCGCCTGCCGCATATCCTGGCTTTGTTAACCCAGGCCAAGTTACCGTACCTGATACCTGGAGCATACGAGCTCTATTCAATATTGGCATCGAGATTTTTGCTGCACCACTATTGAATGGTCCATAATATGCAACGACGTCAGTCCGCTTCGCAGCACTCACGGCATTTGCTTCCTCGAGATCTGCACTCCAAGAATCCCCAGCGCTATCATCAAGATCAAGTAGGCGCACGTTATATTCACCTGCCTTATTTTCGACTTCAGAGAGCGCAAGCTTGAGTGCCCGTATTTGCCCTTTTGCCTGACTCGCTGTGTGCGGAATCGAAGCAGCGACCGTCACTACCTTTTGTTCATCAGGTTGCATGACATAAAAAACACTCAGTATGATCAAAATCAATAAGCCAAGTACGAACACTCGTTTATAATTTATGGAATTTAACAACATAATCATTGGCTTAATTTTCCACTCACTTGTCTCTTAAGTTCGATAATGCGCAATTCTCGATTAATCATTAACTGGTTAAGTTTTTCCACTTCTTCAAAATGGGACCGCTCACGTGCAAGTCGCTCACGATCCTCCCTAATATCTCGTCCTATAACAACATAGAGCATGCCCCCAGCTCCGTCTTCCATACGTGAAAGTGACAAAGAAAGCGCCTGCTCATCTCCATTCTTATCAGTAAGCACAAAAGAACCTCGATATGATCCTTCCCCGGCAATCTGCGCATCAAACTCAGATGAAAACATTTTTGGCTGACGTTCGAGTGGTTCTAGGTGTAAGAACTCAAAAGTTTTCTTGCCCACAACTTCATCCCTTGAATAGCCGGTTAGTTGTTCCCAGAGTGTATTCACGAAGATAAAACGATGGCTCGCTGAATCAATGAGTGCAACAAGCATATCTGCTCGCTCGATGACCAAGCGAAATTTCTTTGCATCAAAGAGAGCATCGAGCAATGCGCGCGTTCGTTCCTCTATCTGTTTTTCGCGTTGCTCGGCAATAGTAAGGTTTTCACTTGCTTTTTGTTTTAACTCATTAATGAGTCGCATTTTAATCAAAAATGACCCGGAGAGCAGCACTAACTGCGAAAACCAAAACACGTCGGAATCTGAGAGTGGGTATTTATTTTCATATAATGCGCCTTTTCCTGTATCATATCCTGCAATGATATAGAGCCGATCATCACCGTCTGGCGTATACCCAATAAGAAACCGCGAAAGCCCAAAAATCATCTTTTCTGTCTCGAGAGGTGAAACCTGCACGAGCATTGCGGCATCAGTTTCACTACTCGCTACCCAGAATTCACTAAACTTCTTTTTTACCATCTCAGACTCCTTGAGATAGCTTGCTATTTCATCAAATGAAAATCCACTTTGCGCAATAAGCGAAACCGCTGCCCCTACTCGTAAAACACATACCTTCTGAAAATGCATCTCACGTACAAGGTATTCAGTAAAATCGAGTAATGCATTTGCACCCTCATTAACACGGGAAAAGAGCAGCGCAATTCCATGCGAAGCCTGATAGCGACTCATCAGAAGTTCCATCGCCACCAGTTTCTGATCGAGTTCACGTCCACGCTGAACAAGCACATTGGCATGTGCAATTGCCTCTTCCTGAGATTGTGGATGCTCATCGGACATGATCACTCAATATACATACTCGCAATTGCTCCCGTCCAATTATGGAACGCGGCCTTGCCTCCAACTGAGGCAAGCTCGCCATATACATATGCCCCAAACCAAGGCGTATCCTGCGGAAAGGCATCAATCGTAGCGCGTACCTCAGAGAATGCGACATCTTTTCCAACCTGATCGGCACTACGCCCCACACAATCAGCATGAAACACCACAAGTGGCTGTATACCCTTGCGCATCGCAACAAGTTCTTTTGCTGCACTATCTGCACGATCGATGATACGCTCTCCATTACGT comes from the Candidatus Paceibacterota bacterium genome and includes:
- a CDS encoding branched-chain amino acid ABC transporter substrate-binding protein, whose translation is MQPDEQKVVTVAASIPHTASQAKGQIRALKLALSEVENKAGEYNVRLLDLDDSAGDSWSADLEEANAVSAAKRTDVVAYYGPFNSGAAKISMPILNRARMLQVSGTVTWPGLTKPGYAAGEPMRFYPTGDRHFYRVAPTDALQGPAGALFLHSIGIRSVVILNDGGVFGAGASRLFESKVRDTGIEVLMSGAFQVERITPMLIKDIVTLNPDAVYAGADDTVGLADLYVGLRDAGYTGVFLGPEFRGTDFEKMIVQGDRNVYTTSPGVAARNQKNIKAAQFLQLYSTVYHEEPDAYALAAYESMRLILQAIAQSDGTRAGVLASFRNIKDFDSAFGVVNFDTRGDIELNMISIFNYANGNWEFVRLIQDNL
- a CDS encoding PAS domain S-box protein translates to MSDEHPQSQEEAIAHANVLVQRGRELDQKLVAMELLMSRYQASHGIALLFSRVNEGANALLDFTEYLVREMHFQKVCVLRVGAAVSLIAQSGFSFDEIASYLKESEMVKKKFSEFWVASSETDAAMLVQVSPLETEKMIFGLSRFLIGYTPDGDDRLYIIAGYDTGKGALYENKYPLSDSDVFWFSQLVLLSGSFLIKMRLINELKQKASENLTIAEQREKQIEERTRALLDALFDAKKFRLVIERADMLVALIDSASHRFIFVNTLWEQLTGYSRDEVVGKKTFEFLHLEPLERQPKMFSSEFDAQIAGEGSYRGSFVLTDKNGDEQALSLSLSRMEDGAGGMLYVVIGRDIREDRERLARERSHFEEVEKLNQLMINRELRIIELKRQVSGKLSQ